In the Aristaeella hokkaidonensis genome, CATGGACATCAGCATGATCCAGATCGGCGAGGTATAAAGCAGAATGGCCGCCGTGGAAAGCGGCATGATGGTAATGGCAGTGAAATAACAAACTGTGAAGAACAGTATGCTTCCGAAACCAAGACCAAGGAAAAGGGGAAGATCCCGCAGGGTAATCCTGAAACCGGAGCGGTCCCGGATGAACAGCACTATACTGAAAACAAGCGCGGCCAGCGTGATGCGGATGGCTACGATCTGGACAGAGGTGAATCCATAGGTGCCAAGTTTTCTGACAAAGATTCCCATGCTGCCCCAGAAGATACCAGCCAGTATAATCAGCAAAGGGCCGATGTTCCTTCTGTGCTCCATTTTTAACACCTCAGGTACATATTATCAGAACAGGATCAACGATCAGGATTCATTAACCAGCTTACCGGTCATATGCTCCGGGATCAGCTCCAGAAAGCTGGCCCGGGGAAGGGCGTTGACAAGTTCATTCTGCAAATAGGCTTCATCATCTGTAAATTTTCTGCACAGGTTAACGGCGATTTTCCGTCTCAGTGCGTCATCCTGTTCATCCACAATGTGCATCCGTCCGAAGATGACCACACTGCGGATGTTCAGTGCCCAGTCGCCTTCCTTCCGGAAGCCCTCGTCACAGACACAGAAACTGACCTTGTCATGCTTCCGGACCGCATCCAGTTTATGACCGGTTTTCGCACAGTGGAAGTAGAGCCTGCCGTTTTCTTCGCAGTACCAGTGATCCATCGGGATACCATAGGGATAGTCATCATCACCCAGCATGGAAAGGACACCGCGGGGCTGCTCTTTCAGGATCTGAATGCACTCCGCTTCGGGAATCTGCTGTTTGAACCGTCTCATTTCCCTGAACATTGTCTGATCCTCCCTGTGTAAGTTTAGCAGGCGGATTTTATTTTAACGGATAAAGCCTGACCTGATCCAGATACGCTTTGTTCTTTTTCAGATCTGCTGCAGGAAATGGCTTTCCGTGACCGGGATAAATCCTCTTTGCTCCGGACTGCAGGAGCTTTTCCCAGGACTGGCTGAACTGAAGCAGATCCTCTATCCAGATGATAACCCGTTTCCGGCTGGGGAAGCCGTTCATGGCTGCGTCTCCGCAAAAAACAGTATTTTCCATCAGCAGGGAAATATGATCCGCCGTATGCCCGGGCGTTTCCACAACCTGAAAAGGAAGATTCATGGCCCGGAATGTATCCGAATCAGTCGTGACCAGGCGGTCAAGATACTCTTTCCTGATCACCGGATACCGGTGTTCCCCTTTCCCGAGGAAGGCCAGGACCTGACAGAAACACCAGGCCAGGCGGCCGGAGCAGCCTCCTTCAAAGGAGTTCTGCCCTTTCTTCAGTCCTTCGACTGCCTTTGGATGCAGGATGACCTTTGCCGGAGTGACAGCGAGAACATCATTCAGGAATCCTGCATGATCATCATGGGCATGGGTTAAAAAGACCGTCTTGATTTCGTCCGGCCGGATCCCGTTTTTCTTCAGCTTTCGCTGAAACCGGCGAAAGCCTTTTTCATAACCTGTATCAATCAGGATATATCCATTTTCTCCGGGGATGAGCCAGTTGTTGACTGCCCGGTTTCCCAGATTAAGAATCCTCATATGTTACTATCCTTTTGAAATCAATCTTTTCCGATCATGAATTACAGCTGTTTCTTCAGGAAATACTTATTCAGTTTCGGATCCTTGCTTTCCTGGATAAACTCAACGGTATATCCCAGCTTTTTATAGAACTCCGGAGCCTGGAAGCCAAAGGTTGTGAGGGTGATGACATCATATCCTTTTCCTTTATAGGCGTTTTCCACTGCCCGGACCAGCCGGCTTCCCAGGCCGGTGCTCCGGCACTGTTCATCCACGATCAGGTCGCCGATATGCACTTCGTTATAGTACGCACGGCCGGTAATGACGCCGGCGATCTTTCCTTCGCTGGTTTCCGCGGCAAAACAAAAGCCGTCATAGTTCAGGACTACGCCATTCTGTTCTCCGTACCGGGTAAATCCTTCATGGATAAAGTCCCCGACCCGGGGATCTTCTTCATCGATTCTTCTGATGATTGATTCAGCCATTAACGTTATTCTCCTTCTTTAAATCCGTTTAAACAACCTGGCATTCCAGAAATTCATATCCAGTTCATCAAGATAGAAGTGGAGGATCGCTTTCCAGTTTTTTGTCGCCGTGCTGAGCATCAGGTAGTCCACTTCTCCCCGGACTGTGTTTTCCACATAATCGAACAGCTTTCTCCCGATGCCCTGACTCCGGTATTCGGGCCGCACATAAAGCTCTTCAATTTCAAAACAGGGCGTGCCGTCCGGCATGATGGAAGAGGATTCTTTGGATTTTTCTGCATGCCCGAACAGATAACCGATCACGGCGTCGCCGTCATATGCAAGGAAAATCCGGTTTCCATCGATGTCGGATTTATCGTTCTTCCGATAACCGTGGCAGCTGTTTTCTTTTTCCCAGTCTTCAGACATACGGATGAGTTCATTCAGTACTTCTTCGGTAAGGCCTGTTTCTGCCATACGAATTTCAGGGTTTGTTTTCATATCTGCTTTTCCCCTTTGTTTATTCTTGTCTATCATTATTCAGACGATAAATCAGAACATCTACAGGATAGCCATCCACCATGTGCTTTTCTGGCTGTCGTTCATATAGCATAAATCCGCACTTTTCTGCACATCTTATCATTCCGGTATTCCCGGACCATGTTTCCAGATAGATGTCCGAAGGTGATTGTTCCAAACAATAATGAATCCAGGCGCGCAGGGCATCCGTACCATAGCCTCGATTTCTGAAAGCGGGTTCACATATTTCAATTCCAACGGCTTTCTTTTCCGATGCGCTTTGTACAGGAATCTGAATAGCTGATGATTCAAATGGGTAGACGGAAACAAAACCAATATGCCTGCCAGCCACTGTGATCTCCAGGCGGTTTCGTACAGACCCTGGATTTAAACGGGATATATTTTGCATCATCTGTTTTTTCAGCTGCTCTGGATCTATCTGTATGACAGGTTCCCACGGAGTATCTGCTTTGATCCATCCGGTTTCTTCTGTCATCCATCTGATTTCATCATCTATATCGCTTTTTATCTGATCTCTTAATACTATTTTGTTAAAAGAAATCATCATGGTGTTTTCTCCTCAACACGCTCTGTATCAGCATTTTTCGGGATAACGAAGATAATAACAGTCATTACCTTCCATATAGTCCGTTTTTTTGAACCCGTGTTTCTCATAGAACACG is a window encoding:
- a CDS encoding GNAT family N-acetyltransferase codes for the protein MAETGLTEEVLNELIRMSEDWEKENSCHGYRKNDKSDIDGNRIFLAYDGDAVIGYLFGHAEKSKESSSIMPDGTPCFEIEELYVRPEYRSQGIGRKLFDYVENTVRGEVDYLMLSTATKNWKAILHFYLDELDMNFWNARLFKRI
- a CDS encoding pyridoxamine 5'-phosphate oxidase family protein, whose product is MFREMRRFKQQIPEAECIQILKEQPRGVLSMLGDDDYPYGIPMDHWYCEENGRLYFHCAKTGHKLDAVRKHDKVSFCVCDEGFRKEGDWALNIRSVVIFGRMHIVDEQDDALRRKIAVNLCRKFTDDEAYLQNELVNALPRASFLELIPEHMTGKLVNES
- a CDS encoding GNAT family N-acetyltransferase translates to MMISFNKIVLRDQIKSDIDDEIRWMTEETGWIKADTPWEPVIQIDPEQLKKQMMQNISRLNPGSVRNRLEITVAGRHIGFVSVYPFESSAIQIPVQSASEKKAVGIEICEPAFRNRGYGTDALRAWIHYCLEQSPSDIYLETWSGNTGMIRCAEKCGFMLYERQPEKHMVDGYPVDVLIYRLNNDRQE
- a CDS encoding GNAT family N-acetyltransferase, which translates into the protein MAESIIRRIDEEDPRVGDFIHEGFTRYGEQNGVVLNYDGFCFAAETSEGKIAGVITGRAYYNEVHIGDLIVDEQCRSTGLGSRLVRAVENAYKGKGYDVITLTTFGFQAPEFYKKLGYTVEFIQESKDPKLNKYFLKKQL
- a CDS encoding MBL fold metallo-hydrolase; the protein is MRILNLGNRAVNNWLIPGENGYILIDTGYEKGFRRFQRKLKKNGIRPDEIKTVFLTHAHDDHAGFLNDVLAVTPAKVILHPKAVEGLKKGQNSFEGGCSGRLAWCFCQVLAFLGKGEHRYPVIRKEYLDRLVTTDSDTFRAMNLPFQVVETPGHTADHISLLMENTVFCGDAAMNGFPSRKRVIIWIEDLLQFSQSWEKLLQSGAKRIYPGHGKPFPAADLKKNKAYLDQVRLYPLK